One Gallus gallus isolate bGalGal1 chromosome 11, bGalGal1.mat.broiler.GRCg7b, whole genome shotgun sequence DNA window includes the following coding sequences:
- the ADGRG3 gene encoding adhesion G protein-coupled receptor G3, with amino-acid sequence MRTLRLPQEKLRAPGEPAEEQGCGTGDPGSSMELTQLGTVLLLLLLPGAVPRQDSCDALSRGDETKQCCNMAVEPEERAEGRGLALELPHQCTELRRSGQPACRCLRARWLRMVQFAEQSSTAGLRALHLNVSGAVAHGLLLAFSPAEGPAVISSAEQGTVGTIRLPGGLFPSPSGQAVRVVVTVLNIQQLAMFQEDNQVGKVLDDTVVGIAVGDGDVSELRDPVQLTFAYQPLPHNVTPLCVFWEPNKGPAGGWSSHGCVTQPGDKETVCACDHLSFFTLLLNPSLDVSMAQTLVAVANGGCGVAVAFSIFTFAFYIFLRCSYKQFRSEDTLRINLGLHMNLVSSLFLLNLAFLLNGGLSSRASMGLCSALGGLTHYCLLCCFTWTVLEGCHLYLLFVKVLGTYIHHYLLKLCIVGWGFPALVVVVAGATGSYGEYSIGMVDDQIIIHLCWINSEHLLVHYITNCGYFGLIFLFNTAIFGVVAWKNCHLWRSGVMQGHCKAWKVALAAMGLFCLLGATWALSFLSYGSSSMPVLFLAAILNSLQGVFIFIWLVVLYYPRAEETSSSLSHIVRNDRTMAVSQG; translated from the exons atgagGACGCTGCGGTTGCCTCAGGAGAAGCTGCGAGCCCCTGGGGagcctgcagaagagcagggctgtgggacGGGAGACCCTGGAAGCAGCATGGAGCTCACACAGCTGGGCacggtgctgctgctcctgctgctccctg GCGCCGTGCCGCGCCAGGACAGCTGTGACG CGCTGTCTCGTGGGGACGAGACCAAGCAGTGCTGCAACATGGCGGTGGAGCCGGAGGAGCGTGCTGAGGGCCGCGGCCTGGCCCTGGAGCTGCCCCACCAGTGCACGGAGCTGCGCCGCTCGGGCCAGCCTGCCTGCCGCTGCCTGCGGGCACGCTGGCTCAG GATGGTGCagtttgcagagcagagcagcacagccggGCTGCGGGCACTGCACCTGAACGTCAGCGGGGCCGTGGCCCACGGCCTGCTCCTCGCATTCTCCCCTGCTGAG GGCCCCGCAGTGAtcagctcagcagagcagggcacagTAGGCACAATCCGGCTCCCCGGCGGGCTGTTCCCATCCCCGAGCGGCCAGGCAGTGCGCGTGGTGGTGACCGTGCTCAACATCCAGCAGCTCGCCATGTTCCAG gaggaCAACCAGGTGGGAAAGGTCCTGGACGACACCGTGGTGGGCATCGCGGTGGGCGATGGGGACGTCTCGGAGCTGCGGGACCCCGTGCAGCTCACCTTTGCCTACCAGCCGCTGCCACAC AACGTCACCCCACTGTGCGTCTTCTGGGAGCCCAACAAAG GGCCTGCCGGAGGCTGGAGCAGCCACGGATGCGTCACACAGCCCGGGGACAAGGAGACAGTCTGCGCCTGCGACCACCTCTCCTTCTTCACCCTCCTCCTG AACCCATCTCTGGACGTGTCCATGGCACAGACGTTGGTGGCTGTGGCCAATGGTGGCTGTGGAGTGGCTGTGGCTTTCTCCATCTTCACCTTTGCCTTCTACATCTTCTTAAG GTGCAGTTACAAGCAGTTCAGGTCTGAGGACACCCTCCGCATCAACCTGGGGCTGCACATGAACCTGGTCAGCAGCCTGTTCCTGCTCAACCTGGCTTTCCTGCTCAACGGTGGGCTCTCCAGCAGAGCCTccatggggctgtgcagtgccctgGGAGGGCTCACCCACtactgcctgctctgctgcttcacCTGGACGGTGCTGGAGGGCTGTCACCTCTACCTCCTCTTCGTCAAGGTCCTTGGCACCTACATACACCACTACCTGCTGAAGCTGTGCATTGTCGGATGGG GCTTCCCTGctctggtggtggtggtggcaggaGCCACTGGCAGCTATGGAGAATACAGCATTGGGATGGTGGACGACCAGATCATAATCCACCT GTGCTGGATCAATTCTGAACACCTCCTTGTCCACTACATCACAAACTGTGGCTACTTCGGCCTCATCTTCCTCTTCAACACCGCCATCTTTGGGGTGGTGGCCTGGAAGAACTGCCACCTGTGGAGGAGTGGGGTGATGCAGGGGCACTGCAAGGCCTGGAAGGTGGCCCTGGCAGCGATGGGACTCTTCTGCCTGCTTGGAGCCACCTGGGCACTGTCCTTCCTCAGCTATGGCAGCTCTTCCATGCCCGTGCTCTTCCTTGCTGCTATCCTCAACTCCCTCCAAG GTGTTTTCATCTTCATCTGGCTGGTTGTCCTCTACTACCCAAGGGCGGAGGAGACCAGCAGCTCCCTCTCCCACATCGTGAGGAATGACAGAACCATGGCTGTGTCACAGGGATAG
- the ADGRG1 gene encoding adhesion G-protein coupled receptor G1, which translates to MKVLLLLLLSPLQGVGVSGRQEDFRFCGDRNQTENSSVIYEHSSANISIENTAQALVIRSPFLADRTTPSYQYSLPTTLGRYRFCIYWFKANRTLWLAYGKKSFFLGHDPADGIARGLEKTKASILNVSYVFKGQKNTSLESASEYLFPVPPEMMPVWKQDVEDELAALDGLLARVPSAGSTAQRSLRHKLRALERTLAQVELEEQNQTFGKAALRATVLSISPTQAPQHLAFASPKEESREVQGFAVDLPSSLFVMAKKKEEEVVEHRVLLVDINSQAMFQDENSSHILGDKVVGISLVDTVVANLSEPVVLTFFHNRLPRNVTPLCVFWREDGTASSGNWDSYGCTTVEGDTRTDCRCNHLTYFAVLMVSSPEISYLHRDSLSIITYIGCLISALASISTIFFLYFRSKQRDQITSMHIHMNLLGAIFLLDFTFLVSEHLASSSSQAACRAGGLFLHFSLLSCLTWMGIEGYNLYRLVIEVFNAYHDHFLLKLCLVGWGLPFFCVMLILLANWTNYGPFYIPVYESIGGRSTNATICWLTSPLIHNVVNLGFFSVVFLFNLVMLGAMIREILRQNKKGHKLKHVLALFGLSILLGIPWALVFFSFTSGVFRLVSLYIFTIVNSLQGFLIFLWYWTMVLQAKKSSDFHGSSDSVKLQPNSSQSHPG; encoded by the exons ATGAaagtcctcctcctgctgcttctctcccctCTCCAAG GGGTGGGGGTGAGCGGCCGCCAGGAGGATTTCCGCTTCTGTGGTGACAGGAACCAGACCGAGAACAGCTCCGTCATCTAcgagcacagctctgccaacaTCTCCATTGAGAACACGGCCCAGGCGCTGGTGATCAGGAGTCCCTTTTTGGCAGACAGGACAACCCCTTCCTACCAGTACAGCCTGCCAACCACCTTGGGCCGGTACCGCTTCTGCATCTACTGGTTCAAGGCCAACAGGACCCTCTGGTTGGCATATGGGAAGAAGAGCTTCTTCCTGGGCCATGATCCGGCTGATGGCATCGCACGGGGCTTGGAGAAGACCAAGGCCTCCATCCTCAACGTGTCCTATGTCTTCAAGGGCCAGAAGAACACCTCCCTTGAGAGTGCATCTGAATATCTTTTCCCTG TCCCTCCAGAGATGATGCCTGTCTGGAAGCAGGACGTGGAGGATGAGCTTGCTGCCCTGGATGGCCTCCTGGCGCGGGTGCCGTCTGCGGGCTCCACGGCGCAGCGCTCCCTTCGGCA CAAACTCAGGGCCTTGGAGAGGACGCTGGCACAAGTGGAGCTTGAAGAACAGAACCAGACCTTCGGGAAGGCAGCCCTGCGTGCCACTGTGCTGAGCATCAGCCCCACGCAGGCTCCTCAGCACCTGGCCTTCGCTTCCCCAAAAGAG gagagcagagaggtgCAGGGGTTTGCCGtggacctgccaagcagcctaTTTGTGATGGcaaagaagaaggaggaggaggtggtggagcacAGGGTGCTCCTGGTGGACATCAACAGCCAAGCCATGTTCCAG GATGAGAACAGCAGCCACATCCTGGGTGACAAAGTGGTTGGCATCTCCTTGGTGGATACGGTGGTGGCCAACCTCTCCGAGCCAGTGGTCCTCACTTTCTTCCACAACCGGCTGCCG AGGAATGTGACCCCACTGTGTGTCTTCTGGAGGGAGGATGGCACTG CCAGCTCTGGGAACTGGGACAGCTATGGTTGCACGACAGTGGAGGGGGACACCCGGACAGACTGCAGATGCAACCACCTCACCTACTTTGCCGTGCTGATG gTTTCCTCTCCAGAGATTTCCTACCTACACAGGGACTCCCTGAGCATCATCACGTACATCGGCTGCCTCATCTCAGCTTTGGCATCCATCTCCACCATCTTCTTCCTCTACTTCAG GAGCAAGCAGCGAGACCAGATCACAAGCATGCACATCCACATGAACCTGCTGGGTGCCATCTTCCTCCTGGACTTCACCTTCCTCGTCTCGGAGCACCTGGCTTCCAGCAGCAGtcaggcagcctgcagagccgGGGGGCTGTTCCTGCACTTCTCCCTCCTCAGCTGCCTCACCTGGATGGGCATCGAGGGCTACAACCTCTACAGGCTTGTAATCGAAGTCTTCAACGCCTACCACGACCACTTCCTCCTCAAGCTCTGCCTGGTGGGCTGGG GACTTCCCTTCTTCTGTGTGATGTTGATCCTCTTGGCTAATTGGACCAACTACGGCCCTTTCTACATTCCTGTCTATGAATCCATTGGTGGAAGATCCACCAACGCAACCAT ATGCTGGCTCACGAGCCCCCTGATCCATAACGTGGTGAACCTGGGGTTCTTCAGCGTGGTGTTCCTCTTCAACTTGGTCATGCTGGGGGCCATGATCCGGGAGATCCTCCGGCAGAACAAGAAAGGCCACAAGCTCAAGCACGTCCTGGCCCTCTTTGGGCTGAGCATCCTTCTGGGCATCCCATGGGCACTGGTGTTCTTCTCCTTCACCTCTGGTGTTTTCCGCCTCGTCTCCCTCTACATCTTCACCATCGTCAACTCACTCCAAG gttttctcatctttctctgGTACTGGACCATGGTGCTGCAGGCGAAAAAGTCTTCTGACTTCCATGGCAGCTCTGACAGCGTGAAGCTACAGCCCAACAGCAGCCAGAGCCACCCCGGCTGA